The sequence below is a genomic window from Equus caballus isolate H_3958 breed thoroughbred chromosome 11, TB-T2T, whole genome shotgun sequence.
GTTACCagtatcatatttttttaaataacacatttttttGTTCTCATGGGATAAAGTAAGTGTTTCTCCAGTTAATGGTTCTTTATACACCTCTCCGGTAATTAAGACCCTTGTGTAGCTGATGGTACCCTACCACAATCTTACtcaactttttaaactttataataCCCTGTGCCAGATAATGATGGTATATTCCTAGGGTCTAGATGAAAGTAAAGTATTACTcactcaaaattaaaagttaaagtaATGAACTTAACATAGAATGAACCCTATTATATTTAAGATAATAAATATCCTGAAGCAACAGCTAGAGATGTCagatactaatttaaaaaaaaaaatcacccaattATACATAATTTCAAGCTAAtctgtatgatcccatttttcTTATGGCATGCATAACTCAAATAAGAACACCCCAATAATTGTGTATAAAAGCCCAAAGAAACCAACAGGGTACAATATTCTGTTCTCCTTTGAAGTTACGGCTATCCACAGACAAGGTGAACACTTCTCATATACCATGTCTCTCCGATTTTCTAGTGGGTCCAGGCATATTTGCTTACGGTCTGGATCTGGATCTGTCAGACCATCCAATGGAGGCACAGGCTTTGCAGGCAGCAATGCATGTGGCAGCTCTGTTGCTGGAAGTGGATTTTCCTGTGCCTTGGGAGGGGGTTTGGGCAGTGTTCCTGGGGGGAATCATGCTGGTGGTGTCCTTGGAAGTTCTGCTTGTGCTGGCTTTGCTGGAAGTGAAGGGGGACTCCTCTCTGGGAATGAGAAGGTGACCATGCAGAATCTTAATGACCGCTTGGCATCCTACCTGGATAACGTGCGAGCTCTGGAGGAGGCAAATGCTgaattagagagaaaaatcaagggTTGGTATGAAAAATATGGACCTGGATCTTGCCGTGGACTTGATCGTGACTACAGTGGATATCACTTAACAATTGAAGACCTTAAGAATAAGGTGAGAAATCACAAATTTGGAACTAttcaaagaatttaaaactaAGAATTACCTAGCAAAAGACATAGAACTACAACAGGAAATGCTTCACAGCTGTTATCTGTaatttatattgtatttattatttattttgataaataattctTCCTGTTTGTCAAAAATAGGTCCTTTGTTTCATGGATTTCAATGTAGCTTCAATGTTACCATTTccattattgtttattttgaaatgtattcaTTAACAAGAAAGTATTATATTCTAAAAGTTAAATGAgtatatgagaaaaaataaaatcatatctgtaatttttaaattttaaacattttggttGTTACTTAAAGAAGTAAGATTTTTACACAGAAGcttaattgtgtttttatttcctgaaataaCAAATTACAAGAGCAGACTTATTTGTTGTGttctcccttttgatttcttctagattatctctTCCACTACTGCTAATGCTAATGTCATCCTGCAGATTGATAATGCCAGACTGGCTGCTGATGATTTCCGGCTAAAGTAAGTGATAGAAAACAATCATGTTCTATAAAAAAGTTTTCATATCtatttaatttgataaataaaatatcagtttTATCCCAAGTTAAATAAACTATAACCTAAAACATTAAAGGAAGTAAAGCAAGTTATAATACTATAATACCATACAATACAAAGCATCTTATAATATCGCAATCAACCGTACACACAATGTGCACATGTTTATTACATTTGGGGGACAAAATACCATTATATTTCTACGACTGCCTAGAATCGTGCCAAGCACAAGGTAGACGCTCATAAATATTTGTCAACTAAGTAAAAATATTAACTAAGGTAAAATTCTAAAATGGTACATTTGTATTTATTGAGATATGCTATTGGAATTTCTGTGACTAAATAGCTGCCAATTATCCTGCACGGAATTGGGTGAAAGAGGTGAAGGAAGactttctttgtatatttttataatatttagaGTCCTAATTCAATTTCTAACTTTCAGTTCAAAGCAGTTGGGTTTTATTTCTCCACCTCCTGAGGTGGTCTCATGCTGAAATTCATTTAACGCCCCCCTAGGTATGAAAATGAGCTCGCCCTTCACCAAAACACAGAGGCTGACATCAACGGGCTCCGGCGAGTCCTGGATGAACTGACTCTCTGCAGGACGGACCAGGAGCTGCGGTACGAATCTCTGAGCGAAGAGATGACCTATCTCAAGAAGAACCATGAAGAGGTAGGAGAAGCTTTACTTCCAGGCAAACCAcaaatttgtacattttaaatacttttggGGGCATTAAATTACAATAGCAATTTGCACTCATTATAATCATTCAAACAAAGCCAgagcatattaaaaaaaagaatttcattccTCCCACTCTACTCTTCTAATCTCATCCCCTGAGGTACTGAATATTAACAATTTGATCTGTATCCTTCCATTTTTTAGGCTGATACAATATTCTATCCTCCTGAAAATAATACATTAGTTTTGCACTAATACAACCATCTATCTTTCCACtagattatttctttcattcatatATGCCTATTCTGAGGCTAACCTTCTCACAAAGGACGTCTCTGATTAAGAAAAAATGTCAATGTTTTCTCCATTTAATGAGCCTGGGTTTTCTTTAATGTTGAAATCTGCACAAAAATAAATCCATTGCTTGACACATAATACCAGATAACTTCAACCCCTTAAAAAATTATTACCCCAAAAGTAACTGCAAAAGTCTCCAAAACAATGGATGACAAATTTTCAGAAAACACCTATGACAAAAAGTGCTTCATCATTCGTTATAAATTCCTGAAACACCAAATCTACTTGCcccaaatgagaaaattatgggagaggggaagagaaggaaaattggaagggaaaaattaaaataaaggagaaacagggagagggaagagagtcaCAGAGCAGAGTGCTGGAAGAGACAGGCCACCAGAGGGTATTGGCAGGAGAGTGACAAGCAGACCCATGCATTGCAGACAGTATGACACCAAGATAAGAAAGAgtctcagaagaaaagaaattgcaATTACAGCAGCCCAGCCAGGCTAGAGTCAGGATCAAAGCAGCATTCGTTGTCCCCATAAAGCCACACTAACCAAAAAGAAGGTAGCTCTGAATGCACTGAGGGTAGGAACAAAGAGTCACCACATCTCAACATCTCCTGAGAGTGTCCTATTTACCACATTCACCAGTGACCAATGCCCCTAAAATAACTGcaagcaattccatttacaaaccTTTATAACAAGAAGAATTTTTCTTCACATGGAATCTTACATAAAAtccaaaaatatggaaataatttaaagtaatCAGTGGTTTCCTTGCACAATGTAAATCTTTTGCTCTGATGGATACTGGCAAACCACTTGATCTAAGGTCATACAAAGATAGCTTAAGAAAGCAGAAGTACCTTCTGCAATCCATCAAAAGCAGTTGAAAAACGAAAAAGCTCAGCTACTTAAAGAACCAAGTTCAGGACATTGATAGGCTGATTTGTCCAGAAATCCATTCTCTGATTAGATCTGACTATTCAATGATTCGAACCTGGGGCATATCCTAGAACAGAGAGGCCAGAGAGTATAGTTGCTAAGAGCAGACACTCTGGAGTCAGGGTACCCACAATGTTCAAATCCAGGAGTGTTCATACCTCAGTCCTTTCAAGTACTAAGTATCTTGGGtgagttactttacctctctatGCCTCGGTTTCCTAATCTGCAAAATAAGtctaataatagtacctaccagAGAGATGTGAAAAAACTCCAATGAGTTAATGCATGTGAACTgtttacaacagtgcctggcatatgacAAGTACTCACTAAATGATAACTGTTGTCCCTAAGATGAGAGCTGCATGACaacagggatttttgtttgttttttcccatGCTCTATTCCCATCAATAAGAATGCTGCCTGACATTTAGTCAATAATTATGTGCTTCATAACTCTCTGGTCTCTGTAACCCCTTCTcacttgaaagaagaaaacacttcTCTTGAGATGCTGTGACCGTTTTTGTTGTGGTGTTGTTTGTGGTTGTTTTAATTAACAAATAACTAATTAAATTGATGATTGGCATGACTATGGATCAAATAAGTCAATTTAAAAATCGTGTGCCTTAAATTATACACTGGAATTTGAACCACAAACTTTGAGACATAAAGTAACCCCTGGGAACACTCGTCCCGGACTGCAGGTGATCGTAAACTGCCCCTAAGGTCACGCTCACGTTTCCCTCCAGGAGATGAAGGCCCTGCAGTGCGCGGCTGGAGGCAACGTGAACGTGGAGATGAACGCGGCGCCCGGCGTGGACCTCACGGTTCTGCTGAACAACATGCGGGCCGAGTACGAAGACCTTGCCGAGCAGAACCGCAGGGACGCGGAGGCCTGGTTCAACGAGAAGGTGAGGGCAGCGCgagcagccctgcccacaccagCCCGGGGGGTACAGGCCCGTTTAACCCCTTTGACCCCACCTTCCAGAGCGCCACGCTGCAGCAGCAGATCTCCGATGACGCGGGCGCGGCCACCTCGGCCAGGAACGAGCTGACGGAGATGAAGCGCAGCCTGCAGACCCTGGAGATCGAGCTGCAGTCCCTCCTGGCGATGGTAGGTGAGAGCGCCGGTCAGCCTGGACTTTGTGATTCCACGAAGTCCACCTGAAACCCTTGCCTTCTTCCTTGTTATGGCTTTACCCACAAATACCTAAGAGCAGAAGAGAGCAGGAAAGACAGACACTGAGGCACTCagaaagagacacagacagagcaTTGCTTCCTCCCTAAGGTCACTGAGAATTTCCTTCCTGGTCGGTGCTCAGTGCTCATTTCATAAAATTGTTTCTTCCTTGGTGTTGTTCGTCTCAGCCCCACAGAGCTAGCAGCAGCAGTTGTGCTGCACCTGAAAATCAAGCAGCACCCTACAGTCATGCGGCCATCCAGGGCAGAGCTAAGGTCACCAGCACCTCCTACTGTTGATGAAGCCCTGTTAAATTGAATCCTAGTATTGATGAAGGCCTATTCAAAGCcacattgtgtttttcatcaggcagaggaaaagaggGTACACATCTGATTCCATATGAGCACCATCGGGCTCTTCAGACCCACAGTGTCCGGGGCAGAGGTCCCATTCCAACACACCTCGCAGAGCTGGGCATTCAGGCACCCTGGCACCCACCCCAGTGACTTCAGAGGTTACCATGGAGAAAACTCAGGACTAAAACTGGCTTCCCTTCTGGGGTGGAGAGCTATGGCACCAATGTGGCCAAAGGGTTCCCTGTCTTCATCAGAGGTTTCACACTCTCCAAGGTCACCATGTTGTAACACAAAGGAAAGGGCTGCTCTGACACAAATGAGTGCAGAAGGAACGGAGGACTCAAAACAATAGGAAGATTATTTTGATTTAGCCCACTTAAAAAGTTGAGCTGCTTTCTTACCTTATTGTATTCAGCTTGGAGACTTGTTTTCACCACTGACCAACCCAACTTAACCAGCAtgcccctcttctcctccccctcgTCACCTCCTCGCTGCTGGCTGGTACCAGAGACCTTCCCTGCTGCTTTGGGCTCCTAGAAacctcctctcttccccactccCTTCTTTCCTGCAACAAGACCCCTGAGGACCTGTTCCCGCTGCTGTACCCCTGAGTATGAATCCTCCCTCTCATTTCTGAGCTATGTTGAAGGAAATAAATTCCTGAGTTCCCAGAACAGAATTGTAAGCATTTTCACATGGAAGCAATGGTGCTAGAAAGTAATGAGATTCTGCGAAGCCAGAAGTACTATAGTTTGGGCTCATGAGAAAATCCATAAAAAGCCCATTTTAACACAAGATAACTGAATAGAATAACGGTAGCATAGAACTCAACTGCCATACCTGAGCTTCTTTTGTCATAAGACGAATTCTAAGCGTGATCTTCCATAATTTAGTACACAAATCACCTGTAAGTTGGGAGTTgtctaaatatataaatgtttcacACGCTTCCTGTAATACACAAACTTCCAGGTTCATCTTGTCCTCCTTTCTCATCTACAAGCCAAGCTTTACAGCAGAAGGCTGTGAGGTAGAGATGCTGTCCCCTCTGATTTAGGAGAGTATTAGCAACCCTAAGAAGGAACGCCACATGAGGGtacatcatcagggaaattaaaGGTTCGAACAGCCAAGCACACATCTCACTGACATCTTGTGACTTGTTGCTTCACCCTCCGCATTACCATCCTGATCACCTTCCACACTCCTCTGCCCCTGGAGTGGGCCTGCCCAGCACCACCCACGCAATGCATCTGTCAGCCTATGTGTCCAAGTCCATGGTTCTTAGCCCCAATACAACCAATGTCTGCGTGTTATGATCACTATTTTATAACTCCCTTTTCACAATCCTAGAATGAAGCCAATAGATAATATATTgagcaacaaacaaaaattttt
It includes:
- the KRT28 gene encoding keratin, type I cytoskeletal 28, whose amino-acid sequence is MSLRFSSGSRHICLRSGSGSVRPSNGGTGFAGSNACGSSVAGSGFSCALGGGLGSVPGGNHAGGVLGSSACAGFAGSEGGLLSGNEKVTMQNLNDRLASYLDNVRALEEANAELERKIKGWYEKYGPGSCRGLDRDYSGYHLTIEDLKNKIISSTTANANVILQIDNARLAADDFRLKYENELALHQNTEADINGLRRVLDELTLCRTDQELRYESLSEEMTYLKKNHEEEMKALQCAAGGNVNVEMNAAPGVDLTVLLNNMRAEYEDLAEQNRRDAEAWFNEKSATLQQQISDDAGAATSARNELTEMKRSLQTLEIELQSLLAMKHSLECSLTETEGNYCAQLAQIQAQIGALEEQLHQVRTETEGQKLEYEQLLDIKVHLEKEIETYCRLIDGDGNSCSKSKGFGSGSSGNSSKDLSKATLVKTVVEEIDQRGKVLSSRVQSIEEKRSKMANGKTEQRVSF